Proteins encoded in a region of the Ptychodera flava strain L36383 chromosome 4, AS_Pfla_20210202, whole genome shotgun sequence genome:
- the LOC139132256 gene encoding beta-1,4 N-acetylgalactosaminyltransferase 2-like, translated as MPLLYDPGPHNNIEGKVTIVTKTFERPKSIENLVKSVRKYYPNITIVIADDSENPSPIRGENIKYYTMPFAEGWFAGRNLVISQVRTKYFLWVDDDFEFTEGTDLQKFVDKLEDAEERLDVVAGNPGKKDQNAFVKTLAVIDGDENGDCLIRKMGSHRTMKNYPQCHRSDLVTNFFMAKTLSARRIGFDPEYKRVAHTEFFIDGLGQLSVAACPDVTCKHARYKPKNYLYYRQRRDDPKDLQNSVDHTVFKNNLKCIRFN; from the coding sequence ATGCCTCTCCTATATGACCCTGGTCCTCATAACAACATAGAAGGCAAGGTAACCATAGTTACGAAGACTTTTGAACGCCCGAAGAGTATTGAGAATCTTGTCAAAAGTGTCAGAAAATACTATCCCAATATTACCATAGTGATCGCCGACGATTCAGAAAATCCGTCCCCTATCCGTGGCgaaaacattaaatattacaCCATGCCATTTGCTGAAGGCTGGTTTGCCGGGCGAAATTTGGTAATCAGCCAAGTTCGCACCAAGTACTTTTTGTGGGTCGATGATGATTTTGAATTCACTGAAGGAACTGATCTGCAAAAATTTGTCGACAAATTAGAAGACGCAGAAGAGCGTTTGGATGTAGTTGCCGGAAACCCTGGAAAAAAAGACCAGAACGCATTCGTCAAGACATTGGCTGTCATTGATGGAGACGAGAATGGAGATTGCCTCATCAGGAAAATGGGCTCGCATCGAACAATGAAGAATTACCCACAATGCCACAGGTCTGACTTAGTGACAAACTTCTTTATGGCGAAAACGTTGTCGGCTAGAAGGATAGGGTTTGATCCCGAGTACAAAAGGGTGGCACACACAGAATTTTTCATCGACGGTCTCGGGCAGCTCAGTGTGGCTGCATGCCCTGATGTTACCTGTAAGCATGCACGCTACAAACCAAAAAATTATCTGTATTACCGACAGCGGCGAGATGATCCAAAAGATTTACAAAATAGTGTCGATCATACAGTGTTCAAGAACAACCTCAAATGTATTCGCTTTAATTAA